A genomic segment from Lignipirellula cremea encodes:
- a CDS encoding GMP reductase, which yields MRIDPDPKYDFDDVLIRPKRSEAPSRSAIILEREHRFLNSGTTWRGVPIVASNMDTVGSLTMAQALAPGMLTCLHKYYPAERLVEFFQNDPAAASVFYTLGLSDDEFDRMVAVHRQVPLRLICVDAANGYTKYFVDRVKRIRQAVGQATIMAGNVATPEMVQELLISGAADIVKIGIGSGSVCTTRLKAAVGYPQLSAIIECADAAHGLRGHVCADGGCRMAGDVVKAFAAGADFVMLGSMLAGHDECEGEWVEENGQRVGMKFYGMSSRVALDKYAGGRKDYRACEGKEVVVPSKGPVSETLQDITGGIRSACAYVGAASLKDLSKCTTFVLCNRTHNTVYGA from the coding sequence ATGCGTATCGACCCTGATCCCAAGTACGATTTTGACGATGTCCTGATCCGTCCCAAGCGTTCCGAAGCGCCCAGTCGGTCGGCCATTATCCTGGAACGGGAGCATCGCTTTCTGAACTCGGGGACGACCTGGCGGGGCGTGCCGATTGTGGCGTCCAATATGGATACGGTCGGCTCGTTGACCATGGCCCAGGCGCTGGCGCCTGGCATGTTGACCTGCCTGCACAAGTACTATCCGGCGGAACGACTGGTTGAGTTTTTCCAGAACGACCCGGCCGCCGCCAGCGTGTTCTATACGCTGGGTTTGAGCGACGATGAGTTTGACCGCATGGTCGCCGTGCATCGGCAGGTTCCGCTGCGGTTGATCTGCGTCGATGCGGCGAACGGCTATACCAAATACTTTGTCGATCGCGTCAAGCGGATTCGCCAGGCGGTAGGCCAGGCGACCATCATGGCGGGGAACGTGGCCACGCCGGAAATGGTGCAGGAGCTGTTGATCTCTGGCGCCGCCGACATTGTGAAAATCGGCATCGGTTCCGGCAGCGTGTGCACCACCCGTTTGAAAGCGGCCGTCGGCTATCCGCAATTATCGGCCATCATCGAGTGCGCCGATGCGGCCCATGGCCTGCGCGGGCATGTGTGCGCCGACGGCGGTTGCCGGATGGCGGGCGATGTTGTGAAAGCGTTCGCCGCCGGCGCCGACTTTGTGATGCTCGGCAGCATGCTGGCCGGGCACGACGAGTGCGAAGGGGAATGGGTCGAAGAGAACGGCCAGCGCGTCGGCATGAAGTTCTATGGCATGTCGAGCCGCGTGGCGCTCGACAAGTACGCCGGCGGACGGAAGGACTACCGCGCCTGTGAAGGGAAAGAAGTCGTCGTGCCGTCGAAAGGACCCGTCAGCGAAACCCTGCAGGACATCACCGGCGGGATCCGCAGCGCGTGCGCCTATGTGGGGGCCGCCTCGCTGAAAGACCTGTCGAAGTGCACCACCTTTGTGCTATGCAACCGCACGCATAACACGGTGTACGGGGCTTAA
- the crcB gene encoding fluoride efflux transporter CrcB, protein MASWMTLLWIGLAGSIGAISRYLLSGAAYRLLGEHFPYGTLLVNVLGCFCLGMLAGWAGELFHPAAKPTLSVGFLGALTTFSTFGYETINYLEKGAWLFALANIGANLALGFFAVWLGLLVARQCGPAL, encoded by the coding sequence ATGGCGAGCTGGATGACGTTGTTATGGATTGGACTGGCCGGCAGTATCGGGGCCATCAGTCGCTATCTGCTAAGCGGGGCCGCCTATCGACTGCTGGGCGAGCACTTTCCCTACGGCACCTTGCTGGTGAATGTGCTGGGCTGCTTCTGCCTGGGGATGCTGGCCGGCTGGGCCGGAGAGCTCTTTCATCCAGCCGCCAAACCGACGTTGAGCGTCGGCTTTCTGGGCGCCCTGACGACCTTCTCGACCTTTGGTTACGAGACGATCAACTACCTGGAAAAAGGCGCCTGGCTGTTCGCCCTGGCCAACATCGGCGCCAATCTGGCGCTAGGCTTCTTCGCCGTCTGGCTCGGCCTGCTGGTCGCCCGGCAATGCGGCCCGGCGCTTTGA
- a CDS encoding DUF2330 domain-containing protein: MPFFQGPSLKAFVLATTAASLLTLPGPSPVDGCLHLHEKMANSSNWRPRQAKQRAVLLHANGREDLILSIDVNLNGSEKPVTELGWVITIPSVPEQYSADVDPKIFDQAQAAHLLAARVQSLREVVPAANNLPRSYSYGGGASGGGYRPKPSIEVQRFDAGPYAIHQIRTVGKNAVEELNQWFKTHHFAPVTADHMQFFIDRQFTFVCVKVVPQKGADALQSQLKLPPLRITFPTDRLYYPLKFSSNQGVFNLQAYAFTDQPIDFKAAATACRQAGIDPARYHADLHWTLSSGFSAFPTSPGTFRFGQGKTAQAIQFRTKHIFRRNSLLKNAAPVQAWLGPGRTDQKWYVNRLDAIGVNGPANPIAKWTDDLFFPLARDGSVPAADDSAAIERVVQQARTARDR; the protein is encoded by the coding sequence ATGCCGTTTTTCCAAGGCCCAAGCCTCAAGGCGTTCGTTCTGGCAACCACGGCCGCCAGCCTGCTCACCCTGCCAGGACCGTCCCCGGTCGATGGCTGCCTGCATCTGCACGAAAAGATGGCGAATTCGTCAAATTGGCGTCCGCGCCAGGCCAAACAGCGGGCCGTGTTGCTGCACGCTAACGGTCGTGAGGATCTGATCCTGTCGATCGACGTCAATCTGAACGGCTCGGAAAAACCGGTGACCGAACTGGGCTGGGTTATCACCATCCCCAGCGTGCCCGAGCAGTACAGCGCCGACGTCGATCCGAAAATCTTCGACCAGGCACAGGCGGCCCACCTCCTGGCTGCCAGAGTTCAGTCCCTTCGCGAAGTTGTCCCTGCCGCCAATAACTTGCCCCGCAGCTACAGCTACGGAGGCGGGGCGTCGGGCGGCGGATATCGCCCCAAACCCTCCATCGAGGTCCAGCGGTTCGATGCCGGACCGTACGCCATTCATCAGATCCGCACCGTCGGGAAGAACGCCGTCGAAGAGCTGAACCAGTGGTTCAAAACCCACCACTTCGCCCCGGTCACGGCCGACCACATGCAGTTCTTTATCGATCGCCAATTCACCTTTGTCTGCGTCAAAGTCGTTCCCCAGAAAGGGGCGGACGCGCTGCAAAGCCAGCTCAAGCTGCCGCCGCTGCGGATTACGTTTCCCACGGACCGGCTGTACTACCCGCTCAAGTTTTCGTCGAACCAGGGCGTCTTCAACCTGCAGGCGTACGCCTTTACCGATCAGCCGATCGACTTCAAGGCGGCGGCCACCGCCTGCCGACAGGCCGGCATCGACCCGGCAAGGTATCACGCCGACCTGCACTGGACCCTGAGCAGCGGCTTCTCCGCTTTTCCGACTTCGCCGGGCACATTCCGGTTTGGCCAGGGAAAGACCGCCCAGGCCATCCAGTTCCGAACGAAGCACATTTTCCGCCGGAACTCCCTGCTGAAAAACGCAGCTCCCGTGCAGGCCTGGCTCGGCCCCGGCCGGACCGACCAAAAATGGTACGTCAATCGACTGGACGCCATCGGGGTGAACGGGCCCGCCAATCCCATCGCCAAATGGACCGATGACCTGTTCTTTCCGCTGGCCCGGGACGGATCCGTCCCTGCTGCAGACGACTCCGCCGCCATCGAAAGAGTCGTTCAACAGGCCCGCACCGCTCGCGACCGATAA
- a CDS encoding dienelactone hydrolase family protein — MTKRRDFLKSLGAGSMALAMGPGQPARAAETGDITTPADGPPLDMPRELQPLRANMGSLYPYLKQIAGQEDYPDSFLSDRFPTLEAFKKNGRERVQAAFSYQPPRVAPEAEVLHRQDCGDFIREKILFSTSPDFRIAGYVHIPKNLKGPAPAIVDLHSHGGMFLFGKEKVIDFGQNHPVMTRYHEKNYGGRPTTTALVRRGYVVITIDALMFGERRLMLDEDLHYGWERSKYSVEVATALNQKCRGKESTLAKSMVYAGAAWPGVITWDDRRTVDYLVTRPEVDPQRIGCVGVSLGGWRTLFLAGMEERISAACLVGFMSTVRPMLHRHIDTHSWAHFVPGLHPYLDLPDVVSMMAPKPLMVQQCRQDGLFTPEGMQDSVDKIAAVYEKAGVKEQFHGNFYDGGHRFDVPMQEDAFDFFDQQLRG; from the coding sequence ATGACGAAACGACGTGACTTTCTCAAATCGCTGGGAGCCGGATCGATGGCCCTGGCGATGGGACCGGGCCAACCGGCCCGCGCCGCGGAAACGGGCGATATCACCACCCCGGCCGACGGCCCGCCGCTCGACATGCCGCGGGAACTTCAGCCGTTGCGTGCGAATATGGGTTCGCTCTATCCGTACCTGAAGCAGATCGCCGGCCAGGAGGATTACCCCGATTCGTTCCTCAGCGATCGCTTTCCCACGCTGGAAGCGTTCAAAAAGAACGGCCGGGAAAGGGTGCAGGCGGCGTTCAGCTATCAGCCGCCCCGGGTGGCGCCTGAGGCCGAGGTCCTCCATCGCCAGGATTGCGGCGACTTTATCCGGGAGAAGATTCTCTTCTCCACGTCGCCCGACTTTCGGATCGCGGGCTATGTCCATATTCCCAAGAATTTGAAGGGGCCGGCGCCGGCGATTGTCGACCTGCACTCGCACGGCGGCATGTTCCTGTTCGGCAAAGAGAAGGTGATCGACTTCGGCCAGAATCACCCCGTCATGACGCGCTACCATGAAAAGAACTACGGCGGACGACCCACTACAACCGCCCTGGTGCGGCGGGGATATGTGGTGATCACGATCGATGCCTTGATGTTTGGCGAGCGGAGGCTGATGCTGGACGAGGACCTGCACTATGGCTGGGAACGCAGTAAATACTCGGTCGAAGTGGCGACAGCGCTCAACCAGAAATGCCGGGGGAAAGAATCCACCCTGGCGAAAAGCATGGTCTACGCCGGAGCGGCCTGGCCGGGGGTGATTACCTGGGACGATCGCCGCACGGTCGACTATCTGGTGACGCGGCCGGAAGTCGACCCCCAGCGGATCGGCTGCGTCGGCGTTTCGCTGGGCGGCTGGCGGACACTGTTTCTGGCCGGCATGGAAGAACGGATCTCGGCCGCCTGCCTGGTCGGCTTCATGTCGACCGTGCGGCCGATGTTGCACCGCCATATCGATACGCACTCCTGGGCGCACTTTGTCCCAGGGCTACACCCTTATTTGGATCTGCCGGATGTGGTCAGCATGATGGCGCCCAAGCCTTTAATGGTGCAGCAATGTCGCCAGGACGGGCTGTTTACGCCCGAAGGCATGCAGGACTCGGTCGACAAAATCGCCGCCGTTTACGAGAAAGCCGGCGTCAAAGAGCAGTTCCACGGCAACTTCTATGACGGAGGCCACCGCTTCGATGTCCCCATGCAGGAGGACGCCTTCGACTTTTTCGACCAACAGTTGCGTGGATAG
- a CDS encoding GNAT family N-acetyltransferase, with protein MHDSADVIVRSPGPGRQRAALLLAYRYLVGAQALEAAAGAFAAAEQGAFDLAGLVEAVRDGRLVGAALFQLTPGRTAAVHPPQLLAAEPETTAQRLLAWGEDFVRQRQATMLQAALATDAPLDAARFLTAGYAHAADLVFMGCATDYCLTPPRLPCDLQPYDGDRNRLGAVIEATYENTLDVPALDDLRDTPDVIDGYLATGQFRDDWWFYLVEQGVDVGCLLVNDFPDQHRGELVYMGLIPAVRGRGWGQLLTRQAQALVAAAGRPHLLLAVDAANQPAIQAYDASGFQPWETRAMYLKPLPSTSM; from the coding sequence ATGCACGACTCCGCCGATGTTATCGTTCGATCTCCCGGGCCAGGCCGGCAACGGGCCGCCCTGCTGCTGGCGTACCGTTATCTGGTGGGAGCCCAGGCGCTGGAAGCGGCGGCCGGCGCCTTTGCCGCAGCAGAACAAGGGGCGTTTGACCTCGCAGGCCTGGTCGAAGCGGTGCGCGACGGACGCCTGGTCGGGGCGGCGTTGTTTCAGCTGACGCCGGGCCGAACGGCGGCCGTCCATCCGCCGCAACTGCTGGCTGCGGAGCCGGAAACCACCGCCCAGCGACTGCTGGCCTGGGGAGAAGATTTCGTCCGCCAGCGACAAGCGACCATGCTGCAGGCGGCCCTGGCGACCGACGCCCCGCTGGATGCGGCCCGCTTCCTGACCGCCGGCTACGCCCACGCGGCCGACCTGGTCTTTATGGGCTGCGCGACCGATTACTGCCTGACGCCGCCCCGGTTGCCCTGCGATCTGCAGCCCTACGACGGCGATCGCAACCGGCTGGGCGCCGTGATCGAAGCAACGTACGAGAACACCCTGGACGTGCCGGCCCTCGACGATCTGCGCGACACGCCCGACGTGATCGACGGCTATCTGGCGACCGGCCAGTTCCGCGACGACTGGTGGTTTTACCTGGTCGAACAGGGCGTCGATGTCGGCTGCCTGCTCGTCAATGACTTCCCCGACCAGCACCGGGGCGAACTAGTCTACATGGGCCTCATTCCCGCCGTCCGCGGCCGCGGCTGGGGACAACTGCTCACCCGGCAAGCGCAAGCACTCGTCGCCGCCGCCGGTCGCCCTCACTTGCTGTTGGCCGTCGACGCCGCAAACCAGCCCGCCATCCAGGCCTACGACGCCAGCGGTTTCCAGCCCTGGGAAACGCGCGCCATGTATCTCAAACCCTTGCCGTCAACCAGCATGTAG
- a CDS encoding flavin monoamine oxidase family protein — MSLLSRRRFLETAGLASGMVAAGPLLGQGFAADPPLEPKRVLVLGAGMSGLTAALALHRRGHEVEVIEYQKRVGGRLLSVALSDGQFTEAGGGHFRTNMPLVCGYLKRFKLPLISMNDGCPRYHVDGQIADGSLTRPWPWPMHANERNVDLPSLLASYLVRAGINLNTVLESAWPDRATLAKYDRVTLKGLLHSLGASEAFIKLVDAHAAEATVDTAVLALLPDFAYHFADRNLFRIAGGNDRLPQVMAEVLGNRVHLDSPVTAIRQTAAEASVKTKDGREWVGDAIISTIPFTVLRELEVTPKLSPRKQELIEKLRWTPVVKVYVQTETAPWLQQGVRGWPMAASNRPWERVIDITGNEPGGHGNVFFYLTGKNAEQYRSRPQKTRAKEVLTQFRKDLPGLLDEVIETGEFSWPDQPWIKAAFADLPLGGGWMINEWQTPEGKLHFAGDFTTLKSGWVEGAIESGLRAAQQIDPGARAEYEM, encoded by the coding sequence ATGAGTTTGTTAAGTCGTCGACGCTTTTTAGAAACAGCGGGCCTGGCGAGCGGGATGGTCGCGGCCGGGCCGCTTCTCGGGCAAGGCTTCGCGGCTGATCCGCCGCTTGAGCCAAAGCGTGTCCTGGTGCTGGGTGCGGGCATGTCGGGGCTGACCGCGGCGCTGGCGCTGCACCGCCGTGGGCATGAAGTCGAAGTGATCGAGTATCAGAAGCGCGTCGGCGGCCGTCTGCTGTCGGTCGCCCTTTCGGATGGGCAGTTCACCGAAGCCGGGGGCGGACATTTCCGCACCAATATGCCTTTGGTGTGCGGCTACCTCAAGCGATTCAAACTGCCGTTGATCTCAATGAACGACGGCTGCCCCCGGTACCATGTCGATGGTCAGATCGCCGACGGGTCCTTGACCAGGCCGTGGCCCTGGCCGATGCACGCGAACGAACGCAACGTTGACCTGCCCTCGCTGCTGGCCAGCTATCTGGTAAGAGCCGGAATCAACCTCAACACGGTGCTCGAGTCCGCCTGGCCCGATCGAGCGACCCTGGCGAAGTACGATCGGGTCACGCTCAAAGGACTGCTGCATTCCCTGGGCGCGTCCGAGGCTTTTATCAAACTGGTGGATGCGCACGCGGCCGAAGCCACGGTCGATACGGCCGTTTTGGCGCTGTTGCCCGACTTTGCTTATCATTTCGCCGACCGCAATCTGTTTCGGATTGCAGGCGGTAATGACCGCCTGCCGCAAGTTATGGCCGAGGTTCTCGGCAATCGCGTGCATCTCGACAGTCCCGTGACCGCGATCAGGCAGACGGCCGCCGAGGCAAGCGTCAAAACCAAGGATGGTCGAGAATGGGTGGGCGACGCCATCATCAGCACGATTCCCTTCACCGTCCTGCGTGAACTGGAAGTGACGCCCAAACTCAGTCCGCGAAAGCAGGAATTGATCGAGAAGTTGAGGTGGACGCCTGTGGTCAAGGTTTACGTCCAGACCGAGACGGCCCCGTGGCTGCAGCAAGGCGTCCGCGGCTGGCCAATGGCTGCTTCCAATCGCCCCTGGGAGCGAGTGATCGATATCACCGGCAACGAGCCTGGCGGCCATGGGAATGTGTTCTTCTACCTCACAGGGAAAAATGCAGAACAGTATCGCAGCCGCCCCCAGAAGACGCGGGCGAAAGAGGTCCTCACACAGTTCCGCAAAGACCTGCCGGGCCTTCTCGACGAAGTGATCGAGACGGGAGAGTTCTCCTGGCCGGACCAACCGTGGATCAAAGCCGCCTTCGCCGACCTGCCGCTGGGCGGTGGTTGGATGATCAACGAGTGGCAAACCCCCGAGGGAAAACTCCACTTCGCCGGCGACTTCACCACCCTCAAATCAGGCTGGGTCGAAGGCGCCATCGAATCCGGCCTCCGAGCCGCCCAACAAATCGACCCGGGCGCACGGGCCGAGTATGAGATGTAG
- a CDS encoding DUF2314 domain-containing protein — translation MSDSETPVFWFPGDDPEMEQAAARARQTFRFFWRELAWEQRRIIPGLELAAVKAAFFDPPEIQSQTPETPHVEHMWLMDVDFDGRHLYGTLINSPHSLQTYAEGDQVTIPGMQISDWMYVISGNVYGGFTVDMLRSRMQPGERKQHDQAWGFDFGEVGMVNLVPPEFFSDSPARKKSFFSFLGTPKPVAQDYAKVAATEHPMSVNMRKSLDETLASNPGMVHEKDERGFTFLHQLALAGSWDGVDICLKHGADPQQTTPNGMTPLALAKSLNWTRVMERLQ, via the coding sequence ATGAGCGATTCGGAAACTCCCGTCTTCTGGTTTCCCGGCGACGACCCCGAGATGGAACAGGCGGCCGCCAGGGCGAGGCAAACCTTCCGCTTTTTCTGGCGGGAATTGGCCTGGGAACAGCGGCGCATTATTCCCGGCCTGGAACTGGCCGCGGTCAAGGCGGCATTCTTCGATCCGCCCGAGATCCAATCGCAGACCCCAGAGACCCCGCACGTCGAACACATGTGGCTGATGGACGTCGATTTCGACGGCCGCCACTTGTACGGCACGCTCATTAATAGCCCGCACTCCCTGCAGACGTACGCCGAAGGCGATCAGGTGACGATCCCCGGCATGCAGATTTCTGACTGGATGTATGTTATCTCGGGGAATGTCTACGGCGGATTCACGGTCGACATGCTGCGGTCGCGGATGCAGCCAGGCGAACGCAAGCAGCACGACCAGGCCTGGGGCTTTGACTTTGGCGAAGTCGGCATGGTGAACCTGGTGCCGCCCGAATTTTTCAGCGATAGTCCGGCCCGCAAGAAGAGCTTCTTCTCCTTCCTCGGTACGCCGAAACCGGTCGCCCAGGACTACGCCAAAGTCGCCGCGACGGAGCACCCGATGTCGGTCAACATGCGCAAGTCGCTCGACGAAACGCTAGCCAGCAATCCCGGCATGGTGCATGAAAAAGATGAACGCGGCTTCACATTCCTGCACCAACTGGCGCTGGCCGGATCCTGGGACGGCGTCGACATCTGCCTGAAGCACGGGGCCGATCCCCAGCAGACCACCCCCAACGGCATGACGCCCCTGGCGCTTGCGAAGAGCTTGAACTGGACCCGCGTCATGGAACGCCTGCAGTAA
- a CDS encoding PDZ domain-containing protein produces the protein MTRSLKLAMAGLLSAATFFIATLPVALPALGQSRSLDELEKRIDGGAAPPDRPAPANASVVSAAPLSLYGAGFGELDFNAAGLLVRSLFKDSPAEQSGLRLLDRIAAVNDQPLATADDLRRLLSTLDGRSELKLRVQRGSEALALTILPRPALPLPPPMPEKSVPPPLAAPDASTGRLAESDDPLAPPRTGGVELDGPERGPADRPPVAAIEERPVLGVFPREVTAADRTNFGLNIFQGALIDHLQPGSIAAVIGLRPGDTIVAIDGRRIDTPEDLYAVLRSVERGDEIRLLFHRGGRNYMQTVSMVEPTAVDPPGFRRRIGAPEEPTPATDAGRPALDALEGMLDRLKPAAGASSTDDRPLELGGGAAKIPAESEAELNGLRRHVDTLQSTIETLEQRIRELEASRPPR, from the coding sequence ATGACTCGTTCCCTGAAACTGGCCATGGCGGGCTTATTGTCTGCCGCTACTTTTTTCATCGCGACGTTGCCAGTCGCCCTGCCGGCGCTGGGCCAAAGTCGTTCGCTGGACGAATTGGAGAAACGGATCGACGGCGGGGCCGCCCCGCCGGACCGGCCTGCCCCGGCGAATGCGTCGGTCGTGAGCGCGGCGCCGTTGTCGCTGTATGGGGCCGGATTTGGCGAGCTGGATTTCAACGCGGCGGGCCTGCTGGTCCGCTCCCTGTTCAAGGACAGCCCGGCCGAACAGTCGGGCTTGCGTCTGCTTGACCGGATTGCGGCAGTCAATGACCAGCCGCTGGCTACGGCGGATGATCTGCGCCGGCTGCTGTCGACGCTCGACGGCCGTTCGGAACTGAAGCTCCGCGTGCAGCGCGGGAGTGAGGCTTTGGCGCTGACGATCCTGCCCCGCCCTGCCCTGCCGTTGCCGCCGCCGATGCCGGAAAAGAGCGTGCCCCCGCCGCTGGCGGCTCCCGACGCTTCGACCGGTCGGCTGGCGGAAAGCGACGATCCGCTGGCGCCGCCTCGCACCGGCGGCGTGGAGCTGGACGGTCCGGAAAGAGGACCGGCCGACAGACCGCCTGTCGCGGCGATCGAAGAACGGCCCGTGCTGGGCGTCTTTCCACGGGAAGTCACGGCCGCTGATCGGACGAATTTCGGCTTGAATATCTTCCAGGGGGCGCTGATCGATCATCTGCAGCCGGGCTCGATTGCGGCTGTGATTGGCTTGCGGCCCGGCGATACCATCGTGGCGATTGATGGGCGTCGGATCGACACGCCCGAGGATCTGTACGCGGTGTTGCGCTCGGTGGAGCGGGGCGACGAGATTCGCCTGCTGTTTCATCGTGGCGGCAGGAATTACATGCAGACGGTGTCGATGGTGGAGCCGACGGCGGTCGATCCGCCCGGCTTTCGTCGGCGGATTGGCGCTCCGGAAGAGCCGACTCCGGCGACCGACGCAGGGCGTCCCGCGCTCGATGCGCTGGAAGGGATGCTGGACCGTTTGAAGCCGGCAGCGGGCGCTTCGTCGACCGATGACCGGCCGCTGGAACTGGGCGGCGGAGCGGCGAAAATTCCGGCCGAATCCGAAGCCGAGCTGAACGGTTTGCGGCGCCATGTCGACACGTTGCAATCGACGATCGAAACGTTAGAACAACGCATCCGCGAGCTGGAAGCCAGTCGTCCGCCTCGCTGA
- the polX gene encoding DNA polymerase/3'-5' exonuclease PolX, translated as MLTNLQIADIFEEMADILEFQGENPFRVRAYRNGSRAIRDLGESIAAIAVSDPARLVEFDDIGKTIAEKTVTLVETGELPQLIKLRKEVPATVLAMMRIQGLGPKKAAVIFKELGVATLEELKTACEEGKIQALKGFGKKTEQMILDGIPLAAEAETRILWHDADQTAQALREHLETCPSIEKLELAGSYRRRKETIGDLDVLVVSSDVKQVMDRLGEFPGVATVLARGETKMSIRLDTKLQIDLRVVPARSFGAALQYFTGSKEHNVELRGRAKQQGLKINEYGVFRVEDGEETYLGGQTEKEVYDLLELPVFPPELRENRREYEWAAQGKLPELVELDDIRGDLHMHTTETDGSATLEEMVAAARERGLKYIAITDHSQRVSMARGLDPVRLRAQWKQIDALRETLPKSFTLLKGIECDILEKGGMDLPDDVLAEADWVLASIHYGQKQSRQQITERLLEAIENPHVTCIAHPTGRLLNQRPPYEVDLDAVLLAAQKHHTLLELNANPRRLDLNDTYCAAAKAHGIPIVVNTDAHAVEHFDFMRCGVLQARRGGLTKADVANTHTWLQMKKMMKK; from the coding sequence ATGCTTACCAATCTGCAGATTGCGGACATCTTTGAAGAGATGGCCGACATCCTGGAATTCCAGGGGGAAAACCCGTTCCGCGTACGCGCTTATCGGAACGGTTCCCGGGCGATTCGCGACCTGGGGGAGTCAATCGCCGCGATCGCCGTGTCGGATCCGGCTCGGCTGGTCGAGTTTGACGACATTGGGAAAACGATCGCCGAAAAGACCGTCACCCTGGTCGAAACGGGCGAACTGCCCCAGCTGATCAAACTGCGCAAGGAGGTGCCGGCGACGGTGCTCGCCATGATGCGCATCCAGGGGCTGGGGCCCAAAAAGGCGGCCGTCATTTTCAAAGAGCTCGGCGTCGCTACGCTGGAAGAATTGAAAACGGCCTGCGAAGAAGGGAAGATCCAGGCGCTCAAAGGCTTCGGCAAAAAAACAGAACAGATGATCCTGGACGGCATCCCGCTGGCGGCCGAGGCCGAAACGCGGATCCTCTGGCACGACGCCGACCAGACCGCCCAGGCGCTGCGGGAGCATCTGGAAACGTGCCCCAGCATTGAGAAGCTGGAACTGGCGGGCAGCTATCGTCGTCGGAAAGAGACGATCGGCGATCTCGACGTGCTGGTTGTTTCCAGCGACGTCAAACAGGTCATGGATCGACTGGGCGAGTTCCCGGGCGTGGCGACCGTGCTGGCTCGCGGTGAGACCAAGATGTCGATTCGGCTGGACACCAAACTGCAGATCGACCTGCGGGTGGTGCCAGCCCGCAGTTTTGGCGCGGCGTTGCAGTACTTTACCGGCTCGAAAGAACATAATGTGGAGCTGCGCGGCCGGGCCAAACAGCAGGGGCTGAAGATCAACGAGTACGGCGTGTTCCGCGTGGAAGACGGCGAAGAAACGTATCTTGGGGGACAGACCGAGAAGGAAGTTTACGACCTGCTCGAACTGCCCGTTTTTCCGCCCGAGCTGCGCGAGAATCGCCGCGAGTACGAATGGGCCGCGCAGGGGAAGCTGCCGGAACTGGTCGAGCTGGACGATATCCGCGGCGACCTGCACATGCACACGACCGAGACCGACGGCTCGGCCACGCTGGAAGAGATGGTCGCCGCCGCCCGGGAACGGGGGCTCAAATATATCGCCATTACCGACCATTCCCAGCGAGTCAGCATGGCCCGCGGCCTGGATCCGGTCCGCCTCAGGGCGCAGTGGAAGCAGATCGATGCCTTGCGGGAAACGCTCCCCAAGAGCTTCACCCTGCTCAAAGGGATCGAATGCGATATCCTGGAAAAGGGCGGCATGGACCTGCCCGACGACGTGCTGGCGGAAGCCGACTGGGTGCTGGCCAGCATTCATTACGGGCAAAAACAGTCGCGGCAGCAGATCACCGAGCGGCTGCTGGAGGCGATCGAGAACCCGCACGTCACTTGCATCGCCCATCCGACGGGTCGGTTGTTAAACCAGCGGCCGCCGTATGAGGTCGATCTCGATGCGGTGCTGCTGGCCGCCCAGAAGCATCACACGCTGCTGGAGTTGAACGCCAATCCGCGGCGTCTGGATTTGAACGATACTTACTGCGCCGCGGCCAAGGCCCATGGCATTCCGATCGTGGTGAATACCGATGCTCACGCGGTCGAGCATTTTGACTTTATGCGCTGCGGCGTGCTGCAGGCCCGGCGGGGCGGGCTGACCAAAGCCGATGTGGCCAATACGCACACCTGGCTGCAGATGAAGAAGATGATGAAGAAATAG